The segment CAATTGGTGATGTAGATAATCCCAGCTTTTTGGTTAATGGGTTTTCTGCCAATGACCCTACGTCCACAATCAATATATGGGAGCGCGTGGAACAACTGAGTTATCCTACAGATGAGCCAGTAGTTATAATGAATACCCGTTCAGATCGAGTGGATCGTACGGAACAATTTGTCAACCAAGTTATCCCAAATATACAAGCAGAAACACTAATTGTAATGGGAGATAGTGTGGGACCCATAGAAGATGCGTATAAAAGAGGGGCGTTCCCTGTCAGAAATCTTATAAATCTAGAAAGGACTAGCATCGATGAAATTGTACGAGCACTCCAACCATTCTTATCCGGTAAAACCATATACGGAATTGGAAATATACATGGGGGAGCGGATGAGCTGGTAACTCGACTTGAGAGAATGAAAATAACAAAGGAATCTGCCTAGAGAGAGAGGAATTGAAAATGTTTGTATTTGACACCGGAGATATTTATTTGGCAATGGCTGCCGGAGTTATTCTAAGCTTATTTTATACAGAAAGGACAGGAGCGATTCCAGCAGGCTTAGTCGTTCCGGGCTATATTGCCATGATGGTTACCTCCCCAGTAAGTATTGTTGCTACGTTTATGATCAGTTTTTTGACATATTTAGTCGTCATGAAGGTTGTTGGAAAATTTACGATCTTATACGGAAGAAGAAAATTTACAGCTATGATAACCACTGGAATCATTATGAAGGCAATTTTCGACTTTACATTTCCCCAATATGTTCCGGAGACAGTTAGTGGATTGGTGGCTATAGGGATTATCGTTCCTGGATTAATTGCAAATACTATAGAAAAACAAGGTGTTCTGCCTACAATCGGAAGTACATTATTGCTTAGTGGACTAACCTTTGGGGTAGTTGCTGTATCTAACTATATTTAAGGAGGAACATATACATGGAAGCTACTTTAGAATATCAAAAAAAGAAACAAATAAAACAAACACAACCAAGATTAACTTTTCAAGAATGGGTTTTAAAAACGGTTAAAATACAAAAGAAAAGAACAAGCATGGATTCCGTGATGGGGTTAATCATTACCGCCGTTGTCTTTTTAATATCTTTGGTGTAGGCTAAATATGCTCAACAATAAACATTTCAAAATTACTATTATAGGTTTGATTCTAATATTTTTCGTATTATTAATTGTTAGTGGCATTTTTAATGGGTCCCAATCAACAGATCAGAATGCTGACTTCACCCTTAATGATACAACGACAAGCGAGGAAGAAGGTTCGTATGGTGTGTCCTCTGATAGTTCAATTGCAACTGAAGTAGGTATGAAGATATTAGCACAAGGCGGGAATGCAGTAGACGCTGCTATAGCAGTAAGTTTTGTTTTAGGTGTGTCGGAGCCGCATGGATCAGGAATTGGCGGAGGCGGAACGATGTTAATTCACCCCGGTAAAGGCGAAACACCAGCCGTTTATGATTACCGTGAAACCGCACCGGATGATACATTACCTTCAAGTGACATAGGGCTGCCAGGGTTTGTTCAAGGGATGTACAAAGTGCATGATGATTTTGGAACAATGAATATGGAGAAGCTAATTGATCCTTCAATTCATTTTGCTGCAAATGGTGTGACGGTTTCTGAAACAATGCACGATGCATTGGATAACGAGGCTGATCACCTGCCCGAATTAGACCATTTCTTTCCTGATGGGGAACCTATTGAAGAGGGAGAAATATTGGTGCAAGAACAACTGGCGGAAACGTTAGAGGATATCCAAGAGGGAGGGCCGAATGCCTTCTATAAAGGAGACATTGCAAATGAAGTTAGCGATGAGGAAGAGAAAATAGACGTGGAAGATTTGGAATCATATGAGGTTGAAGTCAAAGAGCCTTTACAAGGTGAATTCGGTGACTATAATGTCTTAGCTCCACCGCCCCCTTCTGGCGGTATTATGTTAATTCAAGTTTTAGAAATGCTTGAGTCATTACAAGTCGAAGATACTAAAGATAAACCTTTGTCCTATTCGTTGATGATGGGGATGGTCAATAGAATAAGTTATAGTGATCGTTTAGAAAATGTTGGGGATCCTAACTATACAAATGTCCCAACAGAAGAAATGATTTCAGAAGATCATATCAATGATCTCGTATCCGATGTCGATGGACTTGAATTATCGGAGGAATATCGCAGGAATCTGGAGTCAGATGCTGATATAGAAGATCATGGAAACACTACACATTTTGTTATAGTGGACAAAAATGGCATGATGGTTTCTGTAACGAATACACTAAGTGACTTTTTTGGATCAGGAGAATATGTGAATGGTTTTTTCTTAAATAATCAATTAAAAAACTTTAGTAATCGTGTGAATTCACCAAATAGCCCTGAGTCCGGCAAACGTCCATTTAGTTATACGACACCGACGATATTAACAAAAAATGGGTCACCTGTCATAGGTATTGGAAGCTCTGGCGGAAGAAGAATTACGTCAATGGTTGCTCAACAGTTAGTAAAAATGGTTAAGTTTAACGAACCCATTCAGGATTCCGTAGACGATCCTAGAACGTTTCTGGAATTAAACGAAGATGTTTTACAAGCTGAGGAGGATTACGTATTTTTACAGAACCCTGAAGAACTTGGGATTGATCTTCAATATACGGATGACACATCTTATTTTGGGAGCGTCCAGGGATTAGTCATTGATGAAAACGATGAAATTCATGGGTTCAGTGATCCCAATAGAG is part of the Virgibacillus sp. NKC19-16 genome and harbors:
- the pgsC gene encoding poly-gamma-glutamate biosynthesis protein PgsC yields the protein MFVFDTGDIYLAMAAGVILSLFYTERTGAIPAGLVVPGYIAMMVTSPVSIVATFMISFLTYLVVMKVVGKFTILYGRRKFTAMITTGIIMKAIFDFTFPQYVPETVSGLVAIGIIVPGLIANTIEKQGVLPTIGSTLLLSGLTFGVVAVSNYI
- the ggt gene encoding gamma-glutamyltransferase: MLNNKHFKITIIGLILIFFVLLIVSGIFNGSQSTDQNADFTLNDTTTSEEEGSYGVSSDSSIATEVGMKILAQGGNAVDAAIAVSFVLGVSEPHGSGIGGGGTMLIHPGKGETPAVYDYRETAPDDTLPSSDIGLPGFVQGMYKVHDDFGTMNMEKLIDPSIHFAANGVTVSETMHDALDNEADHLPELDHFFPDGEPIEEGEILVQEQLAETLEDIQEGGPNAFYKGDIANEVSDEEEKIDVEDLESYEVEVKEPLQGEFGDYNVLAPPPPSGGIMLIQVLEMLESLQVEDTKDKPLSYSLMMGMVNRISYSDRLENVGDPNYTNVPTEEMISEDHINDLVSDVDGLELSEEYRRNLESDADIEDHGNTTHFVIVDKNGMMVSVTNTLSDFFGSGEYVNGFFLNNQLKNFSNRVNSPNSPESGKRPFSYTTPTILTKNGSPVIGIGSSGGRRITSMVAQQLVKMVKFNEPIQDSVDDPRTFLELNEDVLQAEEDYVFLQNPEELGIDLQYTDDTSYFGSVQGLVIDENDEIHGFSDPNRDGTWMSK